The sequence below is a genomic window from Rhodococcus sp. 4CII.
GTGCGTGATCGGCTCGACGCGGCATGCAGGGACGCCGGGCGGGACCCGTCGGAGGTGGCATTGCTGCCCGTCACCAAGTTCTTCCCCGAGTCCGACGCGCGGATCCTGTACGACCTGGGCTGCCGCGAGTTCGGGGAGTCGAGGGAGCAGGAGGCCACCGCGAAGATCGAGGCGTTCCGCGCCGCCGTGACCGACCCGTCGGTGCGGTGGCACATGATCGGGCACCTGCAGCGCAACAAGGCGAAGGCCGTCGCGCACTGGGCGTATGCCATTCACTCGGTGGACAGCGAACGACTCGTCGGCGCGCTCGGCCGGGCGGCGACCACGGCACTCGACGCGGGGGAGCGGTCGGAACCTCTGCGGGTGCTCCTGCAGGTCAGTCTGGACGGTGATCCGCAGCGCGGCGGTGCGGCGATCTCCGACCTCGAACATCTTGCCGCGCAGGTCCAGTCGTCGCCGGGGCTCGAATACCGCGGGTTGATGGCGGTGCCGCCGATCGATGCCGACCCGGACGCCGCATTCGAGGAGTTGCAGAGCGTACACGCGAGGCTGCGGCGCGAACACCCGGATGCGACGGAACTCTCGGCGGGCATGACGAATGATCTCGAGCACGCTGTCCGACACGGGTCCACGTGCGTGCGTGTCGGAACCGCGCTGTTGGGTTCGAGGCCTATAACCTCGAAATAGATCGCCCAGGTGATCGCCAACCCGTCCACACCGCTGCGACCGGTCGCAGGGGGATCGTGTCCGCCGCGCCAAGGAAGGTCGATCAATGAGCAGTCTGCACAAGTTCAAGGCTTACTTCGGCATGGTTCCCCTCGACGACTACGAGGACGAGTACCTGGACGAGCCGGAACCTGCACGCAGGCCTGCTCGACCTGCGCGCGACGGGGGACGGGATCCGTACCACGACCGTGATGACCGCGACTTCGCCGAACCGGCCTTCAGCAAGGCCGCCTACGCTCCCGGTCGCCGCGACGACCTCGACGACGACTTCGACCGCTACGACGCCCCCCGGCACTCGTCCCGGGTGGAACCGGTGGCCGTGCGTACGGCCCGGCCCAGCGCGAGCGGTGCGGTGCGCGGCGGCACCCGCGGCTCGCTGGCCGTGGACACCCGGGCCGAGCGCGTGGAGAGCCGCCGCGGACCCCTCTTCGACGAAGGTGGCCCCCTGTCCAAGATCACGACCCTTCGGCCCCGCGACTACGGCGAGGCCCGGACCATCGGCGAGCGGTTCCGCGACGGCACCCCCGTCATCATGGATCTCGTCGAGATGAGCAATGCCGACGCCAAGCGACTCGTGGATTTCGCCGCGGGCCTCGCGTTCGCGCTGCGCGGTTCGTTCGACAAGGTGGCCACGAAGGTGTTCTTGCTCTCACCCGCAGACATCGACGTGTCCGCCGAGGAGCGTCGCCGCATCGCGGAGACCGGCTTCTACAGCCAGAAGTAGACCGGGGAGCGGGGGAAACGACCATCGGGATCCGGACGTCCGGAGCGACGCGGGCCGCGGCGGCTGTGGCGGAGAACGCCCTGGCCACGCGGCTCGTTTTGATCGACCGGACATTCTCAGGCAGAGTGAAGGTGTGGCCTTGTTCTCGGTGATCTACTTGATACTGTTTGTGTTTTGGCTGCTACTCATCGGCAGAATCATTGTCGAGTTCGTACGGACCTTCGCACGAGACTGGCGACCGACCGGCGTCGTGGTCGTTGTTCTCGAGGCGATTTTTACGGTCACCGATCCACCGGTCAAACTGCTGCGGCGGTTGATCCCCCCGATCAATCTCGGTGGGGTGCGGTTGGATCTATCCATCATGGTCTTGCTGTTCATCGTCTTCATACTGATGTCGATCGTTCAGGGACAAGCGCGAGCTACAGGTCTGGTGTGACAGAATGGGCCCCGTTGATCCAGTCTTGTTTCACCGTTACGTAGACTGCGTTGTAACTGAATGCTTGCTAGACCGCCAAATGACGCGTGAAGGGATCCTTCCATGCCGCTGACTCCCGCTGATGTGCACAATGTCGCGTTCAGCAAGCCACCGATCGGTAAGCGGGGCTACAACGAAGACGAAGTCGATGCGTTTCTCGACCTCGTCGAGCAAGAGTTGTCGCGCCTGATCGAGGAGAACGCCGACCTTCGGCAGCGAGTGGGGGAGCTCGACAAGGAGCTCGCCGATGCGAAGAAGGCTCCACGCTCCGGGTCCGCAGCACCGACGCCCGCCCCGAAGGCGGAGCCGGCTCGCGTCGTCGAGCAGCCCAAGGCACCCGCGCCCGCACCGGCTCCTGCAGCCGCCGCGGCCGCAGCCCCCGCCCCGGGCGCCGACGCGCACATGCAGGCGGCCAAGGTTCTGGGTCTCGCCCAGGAGATGGCGGACCGCCTCACGAGCGACGCGAAGACCGAGTCCGAGCAGCTGCTCGGCAATGCGCGCACCAATTCCGAGCAGCTGGTCAGCGACGCCCGGACGCGTTCCGAGACCATGATCGCGGACGCTCGCCAGAAGTCGGAAGCCCTGATCACCGACGCGCAGACCCGTTCCGAGACCCAGTTGCGCCAGGCCAAGGAGAAGGCCGACGCGCTGCAGGCGGACGCGGAGAAGAAGCACACCGAGATCATGGCGACGATCAACCAGCAGCGTTCCGTTCTGGAGGGTCGTATCGAACAGCTCAAGACGTTCGAGCGTGAATACCGTGTGCGCCTGAAGTCGTACCTGGAATCACAGCTGGAAGAGCTGGAGCAGCGGGGATCCGCGGTTCCGGTGGACGGCGGTCAGGATTCGTTCGCGCAGGGTGGATCGCAGTCCAATTACAGCCAGTCCTACGCCAAGGGCAATAGCTGACTGAGCGCGCGGTAGTTGCCCAGCCAGCGGCCCGGATAGAGGTTGAGCCGTGCTGGTCGTGACACTCGCTCTTGCAGCGGTGGGATTCGCTCTCCTGGTGGTGGCGCTGATGACCGGTTCGGTCGTCTGGGCCTGGGGATGCATCGTGGTGTGCGTCGCCGGTGCGGTCCTGTTGCTCGTCAGTGCCCTCGCCGGAAAGAAGGCGGCGGTGGTGCCGGGACAGCCCGCGAGTGGTGTCCCGGGCAAGCGCGGCTCCGGACCGGATGCGGGCCCGGCACCGGGTTCCGACGAGGCCGACTGAGCTGTCGCCCGGCGGTGGCGACTAGACTGCACACAGTGAACAATTCAGTCACCGATATGCAGTGACGACCGATATACAGTGACCGAGTTTTTGCGGCGTCGATCCGGCCATCACCGGGGAGCCTTCGGAAGAACGGCCGGTACGCCGGCTCAGTAGAACCGAACGGGTGGGCCCGTCACAGCCCGGCACCGAGAGGCGCCTTCCGGGGCGCAAGCGGGGT
It includes:
- a CDS encoding YggS family pyridoxal phosphate-dependent enzyme produces the protein MDTMSRVGEIEAALGAVRDRLDAACRDAGRDPSEVALLPVTKFFPESDARILYDLGCREFGESREQEATAKIEAFRAAVTDPSVRWHMIGHLQRNKAKAVAHWAYAIHSVDSERLVGALGRAATTALDAGERSEPLRVLLQVSLDGDPQRGGAAISDLEHLAAQVQSSPGLEYRGLMAVPPIDADPDAAFEELQSVHARLRREHPDATELSAGMTNDLEHAVRHGSTCVRVGTALLGSRPITSK
- a CDS encoding cell division protein SepF, coding for MSSLHKFKAYFGMVPLDDYEDEYLDEPEPARRPARPARDGGRDPYHDRDDRDFAEPAFSKAAYAPGRRDDLDDDFDRYDAPRHSSRVEPVAVRTARPSASGAVRGGTRGSLAVDTRAERVESRRGPLFDEGGPLSKITTLRPRDYGEARTIGERFRDGTPVIMDLVEMSNADAKRLVDFAAGLAFALRGSFDKVATKVFLLSPADIDVSAEERRRIAETGFYSQK
- a CDS encoding YggT family protein; its protein translation is MALFSVIYLILFVFWLLLIGRIIVEFVRTFARDWRPTGVVVVVLEAIFTVTDPPVKLLRRLIPPINLGGVRLDLSIMVLLFIVFILMSIVQGQARATGLV
- a CDS encoding DivIVA domain-containing protein; the protein is MPLTPADVHNVAFSKPPIGKRGYNEDEVDAFLDLVEQELSRLIEENADLRQRVGELDKELADAKKAPRSGSAAPTPAPKAEPARVVEQPKAPAPAPAPAAAAAAAPAPGADAHMQAAKVLGLAQEMADRLTSDAKTESEQLLGNARTNSEQLVSDARTRSETMIADARQKSEALITDAQTRSETQLRQAKEKADALQADAEKKHTEIMATINQQRSVLEGRIEQLKTFEREYRVRLKSYLESQLEELEQRGSAVPVDGGQDSFAQGGSQSNYSQSYAKGNS